One region of Mucilaginibacter gotjawali genomic DNA includes:
- a CDS encoding DinB family protein, whose amino-acid sequence MRIIPKPLEGEYPPYAIMYINLLPDDGQVLKHMHDNFIAVKQLIYSLPEETLYHRYAAGKWSIKEVLVHIVDDERIFAYRALRFARGEQQNLIGFDQDQYAALSKANERDLDNIFEEYEAVRRSTIALFNGFPEDSLTRMGKGTGSFNGATVRALAYHIAGHEQHHINLIKELYLNR is encoded by the coding sequence ATGCGAATAATACCAAAACCATTGGAAGGCGAATACCCGCCTTATGCTATTATGTACATCAACCTATTGCCTGATGACGGACAGGTATTAAAGCACATGCATGATAATTTTATTGCCGTAAAGCAATTGATCTATAGCCTTCCGGAAGAAACGCTGTACCATCGCTACGCAGCGGGTAAATGGAGCATTAAAGAAGTGTTGGTGCATATTGTGGATGATGAAAGGATCTTTGCTTACCGCGCACTTCGTTTTGCCCGGGGCGAACAACAAAATCTGATCGGGTTTGACCAGGATCAATACGCCGCACTTTCAAAAGCTAATGAACGTGATCTGGATAATATTTTTGAAGAATATGAAGCCGTCAGAAGATCAACCATTGCCTTGTTCAATGGCTTTCCCGAAGATTCACTAACCAGGATGGGTAAAGGAACCGGCAGTTTCAATGGCGCAACAGTAAGAGCACTGGCCTATCATATTGCCGGTCACGAACAACACCATATCAATTTAATAAAAGAACTTTATTTGAATAGATAA